In one Mycobacterium heckeshornense genomic region, the following are encoded:
- the recX gene encoding recombination regulator RecX has translation MTTSCPPPSTSDGALAREEQARALCLRLLTARSRTRAELEGQLAKRGYPHDVSERVLDRLAAVGLVDDVDFAQQWVNSRRAKAGKGKRALAAELHRKGVSNDVITAVLGGLDAGVERSRAERLVRDRLRRETLADDDARVGRRLVAMLVRRGYDQTLAYDVVGTELARERERRRV, from the coding sequence ATGACGACGTCTTGCCCGCCCCCGTCGACTTCTGACGGAGCGCTGGCCCGCGAGGAGCAGGCGCGGGCGTTGTGCCTGCGCCTGCTCACCGCGCGGTCCCGTACCCGCGCTGAGCTCGAAGGTCAGCTGGCCAAACGGGGATACCCGCACGACGTCAGCGAACGGGTGCTGGACCGTCTAGCCGCCGTCGGGCTGGTCGATGATGTCGATTTTGCTCAACAGTGGGTGAATTCGCGGCGGGCGAAGGCGGGAAAAGGTAAGCGCGCGTTGGCCGCTGAACTGCACCGCAAGGGAGTCAGCAACGACGTGATCACCGCGGTGCTGGGCGGCCTGGATGCCGGTGTGGAACGAAGCCGGGCCGAGCGGCTGGTACGGGACAGGCTGCGGCGCGAGACCCTGGCCGACGACGACGCGCGGGTCGGCCGCCGGTTGGTGGCGATGCTTGTGCGACGGGGATACGACCAGACACTGGCCTACGACGTGGTCGGCACCGAACTGGCCCGCGAGCGGGAGCGCCGTCGGGTGTAA
- the recA gene encoding recombinase RecA, which translates to MTQAPDREKALELAVAQIEKSYGKGSVMRLGDESRQPISVIPTGSIALDVALGIGGLPRGRIVEIYGPESSGKTTVALHAVANAQATGGIAAFIDAEHALDPEYAKKLGVDTDSLLVSQPDTGEQALEIADMLIRSGALDILVIDSVAALVPRAEIEGEMGDSHVGLQARLMSQAMRKMAGALNNSGTTAIFINQLREKVGVMFGSPETTTGGKALKFYSSVRLDVRRIETLKDGTDAVGNRTRVKVVKNKCAPPFKQAEFDILYGKGISREGSLIDMGVEQGFIRKSGAWFTYEGEQLGQGKENARNFLLENTDVANEIEKKIKEKLGIGAVVTDDDVLPAPVDF; encoded by the coding sequence ATGACGCAAGCCCCGGACCGGGAGAAGGCTCTCGAGCTGGCAGTGGCCCAGATCGAGAAGAGTTATGGTAAAGGTTCGGTGATGCGCCTCGGCGACGAGTCGCGTCAGCCGATCTCGGTCATTCCGACCGGATCCATCGCACTCGATGTCGCGTTGGGCATCGGTGGTCTGCCGCGCGGGCGGATCGTGGAGATCTATGGCCCGGAGTCCTCGGGTAAGACCACCGTCGCATTGCACGCGGTGGCTAACGCGCAAGCCACGGGTGGTATCGCGGCGTTCATCGACGCCGAGCACGCGCTGGATCCGGAGTACGCCAAAAAGCTCGGGGTAGACACCGATTCGCTGCTGGTCAGTCAGCCCGACACCGGTGAGCAGGCGCTGGAGATCGCCGACATGCTGATCCGCTCCGGGGCGCTGGACATTCTGGTCATCGATTCGGTGGCCGCGCTGGTGCCGCGTGCCGAGATCGAAGGCGAGATGGGTGACAGCCATGTCGGCCTGCAAGCCCGCCTGATGAGCCAGGCAATGCGGAAAATGGCTGGTGCACTGAACAATTCCGGAACTACAGCGATCTTTATCAACCAGCTACGAGAGAAGGTAGGAGTCATGTTCGGCTCGCCCGAAACAACAACGGGCGGAAAGGCTTTGAAGTTCTACTCTTCGGTTCGATTGGATGTGCGGCGCATTGAGACGCTCAAGGACGGCACCGATGCGGTCGGTAACCGCACTCGGGTCAAGGTTGTCAAGAACAAGTGCGCTCCACCGTTCAAACAAGCGGAGTTCGACATCCTCTACGGCAAAGGGATCAGCCGGGAAGGCTCGCTGATCGACATGGGCGTGGAGCAGGGCTTCATCCGCAAGTCCGGGGCCTGGTTTACCTACGAGGGCGAGCAACTTGGGCAGGGCAAGGAGAATGCCCGCAACTTCCTGCTGGAAAACACCGACGTGGCCAACGAGATCGAGAAAAAGATCAAGGAAAAGCTCGGCATTGGCGCTGTGGTGACCGATGACGACGTCTTGCCCGCCCCCGTCGACTTCTGA
- a CDS encoding DUF3046 domain-containing protein has product MRLTEFHELVTLRFGAAYGASVLVDHVLTGLDGRTAAQAIEDGVDPREVWRALCVDFDVPREQW; this is encoded by the coding sequence GTGCGGTTGACGGAGTTTCACGAGCTGGTCACCCTGCGCTTCGGCGCTGCCTACGGCGCCTCGGTGCTGGTTGACCACGTGCTGACCGGTCTGGATGGGCGCACCGCCGCCCAGGCGATCGAGGACGGTGTGGATCCGCGCGAGGTATGGCGGGCGCTGTGCGTCGACTTCGACGTCCCGCGCGAGCAGTGGTGA
- a CDS encoding glycosyltransferase, translated as MRVAVVAGPDPGHSFPAIALCQRFSAAGDQPILLTGTEWLDVARAAGLDAAELDGLEPTAADDDRDAGAKIHQRAARMAVLNLPRLQALAVDLVVSDVITACGGMAAELLAIPWIELNPHPLYLPSKGLPPVGSGLAAGTGVRGRLRDALLRSLTARSLRAGMRQRAAARVGIGLPARDPGPLRRLIATLPALEVPRPDWPAEAVVVGPLHFEPTNQVLAIPPGSGPVVVVAPSTALTGARGMAQVALDCLVPGRGLPAGARVVVSRLNGPNLTVPPWAVVGLGRQDELLAQANVVVCGGGHGMVAKALLAGVPLVVVPGGGDQWEIANRVVRQGSGLLVRPLSADGLVAAVGEVLSSPRYRDAARQAAASVAEVADPVEVCHRALAG; from the coding sequence ATGCGAGTCGCGGTGGTCGCCGGGCCGGATCCCGGGCACTCGTTTCCCGCTATCGCGCTGTGCCAGCGCTTTTCGGCCGCGGGCGACCAGCCGATTTTGCTCACCGGCACCGAATGGCTCGACGTGGCCCGCGCCGCCGGCCTCGACGCCGCCGAACTGGACGGGCTCGAGCCCACCGCCGCTGACGACGACCGCGACGCCGGGGCCAAGATTCACCAGCGGGCGGCGCGGATGGCCGTGCTCAACCTTCCCCGGCTACAGGCGCTGGCAGTCGATCTGGTGGTGTCCGACGTCATCACCGCCTGCGGCGGCATGGCCGCGGAACTGCTGGCCATCCCGTGGATCGAACTCAACCCACATCCGCTGTACCTGCCGTCGAAAGGGCTGCCGCCGGTGGGTAGCGGACTGGCGGCGGGCACCGGCGTCCGCGGTCGCCTGCGTGACGCGCTGCTGCGGTCGCTGACGGCGCGTTCGCTGCGTGCGGGGATGCGCCAGCGCGCGGCGGCCCGGGTCGGCATTGGCCTGCCGGCCCGCGACCCGGGGCCTTTGCGCCGGCTGATCGCCACCCTGCCCGCTCTGGAAGTACCCCGTCCGGACTGGCCGGCCGAGGCCGTCGTGGTGGGTCCGTTGCACTTCGAACCGACCAACCAGGTGCTGGCGATCCCGCCCGGTTCTGGACCGGTTGTCGTGGTAGCACCCTCGACGGCGTTGACCGGTGCGCGGGGTATGGCACAGGTCGCCTTGGACTGTCTGGTCCCGGGCAGGGGATTGCCGGCGGGTGCACGGGTCGTGGTGTCGCGGCTGAACGGTCCCAATCTGACGGTCCCGCCGTGGGCCGTGGTCGGCTTGGGACGCCAGGACGAACTGCTCGCGCAGGCCAATGTGGTGGTGTGCGGCGGGGGGCACGGGATGGTGGCCAAGGCGCTGCTGGCCGGTGTGCCGCTGGTGGTGGTACCCGGCGGCGGGGACCAGTGGGAAATAGCGAATCGTGTGGTACGCCAAGGCAGTGGGCTCTTGGTCCGGCCGCTGAGCGCCGACGGGCTGGTCGCTGCCGTCGGTGAGGTGCTGTCGTCACCGCGTTACCGGGATGCGGCCCGACAGGCCGCGGCCAGCGTCGCCGAGGTGGCCGATCCGGTAGAGGTGTGTCACCGCGCACTGGCTGGGTAG
- a CDS encoding limonene-1,2-epoxide hydrolase, which produces MTEPTTVDNTRIIEKFLYALQDEDFEAAGAALDDDLVYQNVGLPTVHGRDRTINLFRRMQGRVRFEVKIHRIAADGAAVLTERTDALIVGPLRLQFWVCGVFEVHNGRITLWRDYFDFYDMLKATVRALAATVLPSLRPSF; this is translated from the coding sequence ATGACCGAGCCGACCACTGTTGACAACACCAGGATCATCGAGAAGTTCCTCTACGCGCTGCAGGACGAGGACTTCGAAGCCGCAGGCGCAGCATTAGACGACGACTTGGTCTACCAGAACGTGGGGTTGCCCACCGTCCACGGCCGCGACCGAACGATAAACCTGTTCCGCCGGATGCAGGGCCGCGTCAGGTTCGAGGTCAAGATCCACCGCATCGCCGCGGACGGTGCCGCGGTGCTCACCGAACGCACCGATGCGCTGATCGTGGGCCCGTTGCGGCTGCAGTTCTGGGTCTGTGGCGTCTTCGAGGTCCACAATGGCCGAATCACCTTGTGGCGCGACTACTTCGACTTCTACGACATGCTCAAGGCGACGGTGCGCGCGCTGGCTGCCACCGTGTTACCCTCGCTGCGGCCGTCGTTCTAA
- the pspM gene encoding phage shock envelope stress response protein PspM, translating into MAVNSQQLMGGGGWRALLQRGFNTANELCDVVADKISAVTDPRARLLRRRRRALRWAVIFGVASAFWATVTILLAAWGWFVALLVVTGSVAAGSAIPATLLLMRYRWLRSLPLPAQRPASVRRLPPPGSAARPAMHALGASERGFSSLLSVMERGNILPPNEIRDLTDAANQTSAAMAATAAQVVSMERTANVSPQSRSYLVPTINAFTAQLSAGVRQYNEMVTAAAQLVSSASGNGDAAAAPAALQQRYRDELADATDRLIGWARAFDELGGLPRV; encoded by the coding sequence ATGGCGGTGAATAGCCAGCAGCTCATGGGCGGCGGAGGCTGGCGCGCGTTGCTGCAGCGTGGTTTCAACACCGCCAACGAGCTTTGCGACGTGGTCGCGGACAAGATCAGCGCGGTCACCGATCCGCGTGCCAGGCTGCTGCGGCGACGCCGCCGGGCACTGCGGTGGGCTGTGATTTTCGGTGTGGCCTCAGCGTTTTGGGCGACTGTGACGATATTGCTGGCAGCTTGGGGATGGTTCGTGGCGCTGCTGGTGGTCACCGGCTCTGTCGCGGCGGGCTCAGCGATTCCGGCGACGCTGTTGTTGATGCGCTACCGTTGGCTGCGCTCGTTGCCGCTACCGGCGCAGCGGCCCGCCAGCGTTCGCCGACTCCCGCCGCCGGGCTCTGCCGCGCGGCCCGCGATGCATGCGCTGGGCGCGTCCGAACGTGGATTCTCCTCTTTGCTGAGTGTCATGGAGCGAGGCAATATCTTGCCTCCCAACGAAATTCGAGATCTGACTGATGCGGCAAACCAGACCTCTGCTGCCATGGCGGCCACCGCTGCACAAGTGGTGTCCATGGAGCGAACCGCGAACGTGAGCCCGCAATCGCGGTCGTATTTGGTCCCCACGATCAACGCGTTTACTGCACAGTTGAGCGCCGGTGTGCGTCAGTACAATGAAATGGTAACCGCTGCAGCACAATTGGTGTCATCGGCGAGCGGGAATGGAGACGCAGCGGCTGCCCCTGCGGCGTTGCAGCAGCGCTACCGCGACGAATTGGCCGACGCCACCGACCGCCTCATCGGCTGGGCGCGGGCGTTCGACGAACTGGGTGGGTTGCCGCGGGTCTAG
- the pspA gene encoding phage shock protein PspA has protein sequence MANPFVKAWKYLMALFNAKIDEHADPKVQIQQAIEEAQRQHQALTQQAAQVIGNQRQLEMRLNRQLADVEKLQVNVRQALTLADQATAAGDTAKATEYNNAAEAFAAQLVTAEQSVEDLKTLHDQALQAAAQAKKAVEQNAMVLQQKIAERTKLLSQLEQAKMQEQVSASLRSMSELAAPGTTPTLDEVRDKIERRYANAVGATELAQSTVAGRMLEVEQASVQMAGHQRLEQIRASMRGEALPAGGTSGSASTPATPATASEPTPEKPIGQK, from the coding sequence ATGGCCAATCCGTTCGTCAAGGCGTGGAAGTACCTGATGGCGCTGTTCAACGCGAAAATCGACGAGCACGCCGACCCTAAGGTGCAGATTCAGCAGGCCATCGAGGAAGCCCAGCGCCAACACCAGGCGCTGACGCAGCAGGCGGCGCAAGTGATCGGCAATCAGCGCCAACTCGAGATGAGGCTGAACCGCCAGCTTGCCGATGTGGAAAAGCTTCAGGTCAATGTTCGACAGGCACTGACGCTGGCCGACCAGGCCACCGCCGCGGGTGACACCGCCAAGGCCACCGAGTACAACAATGCCGCCGAAGCGTTTGCGGCCCAACTGGTGACGGCCGAGCAGAGCGTCGAAGACCTCAAGACGTTACACGACCAGGCCTTGCAGGCCGCCGCCCAGGCCAAAAAAGCCGTCGAACAGAACGCGATGGTGTTACAGCAGAAGATCGCCGAGCGCACCAAATTGCTCAGCCAGCTCGAGCAAGCCAAGATGCAAGAACAGGTGAGTGCATCGCTGCGGTCGATGAGTGAGCTCGCGGCGCCCGGCACCACGCCCACCCTCGACGAGGTGCGCGACAAGATCGAACGCCGCTACGCCAATGCCGTGGGCGCGACCGAGTTGGCGCAGAGCACCGTCGCGGGCCGCATGCTGGAGGTCGAACAGGCCAGCGTGCAGATGGCAGGCCATCAACGCCTCGAGCAGATCCGGGCGTCGATGCGCGGTGAGGCTTTGCCCGCCGGGGGAACTTCCGGGTCCGCCAGCACACCGGCCACCCCCGCGACAGCCTCCGAGCCAACCCCAGAGAAGCCCATCGGCCAGAAGTAA
- the clgR gene encoding transcriptional regulator ClgR, whose protein sequence is MASLLREVIGDVLRRARTSQGRTLRDVSGSARVSLGYLSEVERGRKEPSSELLSAICDALEVPLSEVLIDAGERIAAYERAAVSTSASAANIDESTKVVIPPVSLAVA, encoded by the coding sequence ATGGCGTCATTGTTACGGGAGGTCATCGGCGACGTGCTGCGCCGGGCGCGGACTTCGCAAGGACGTACGCTGCGTGACGTATCCGGTTCTGCGCGGGTCAGCCTGGGATATCTTTCCGAGGTCGAGCGTGGCCGCAAGGAGCCATCCAGCGAGCTGCTGAGCGCCATTTGTGACGCGTTGGAGGTCCCGCTGTCGGAGGTGCTCATCGACGCCGGTGAGCGGATCGCAGCCTACGAACGCGCGGCCGTCTCCACGTCGGCCAGCGCGGCCAACATCGACGAGAGCACCAAGGTGGTCATCCCGCCCGTGTCGTTGGCGGTGGCCTGA
- the pgsA gene encoding CDP-diacylglycerol--glycerol-3-phosphate 3-phosphatidyltransferase, protein MSGQPQTGSTVGRVRVANVANMLTGLRLVLVPIFVLALFAGDGHDTTSRIAAFVIFAVAVVTDRFDGALARTYGVVTELGTLADPIADKALIGAALIGLSMLGDLPWWVTVLILVRELGVTALRFAVLRRGVIPASWGGKLKTLVQAVAIGLFVLPLSGSWLLVATAVMTAALVLTVVTGVDYIASAAREVRSTTR, encoded by the coding sequence GTGTCGGGACAGCCTCAAACCGGTTCCACGGTGGGGCGCGTCCGCGTCGCCAACGTCGCCAACATGTTGACCGGTTTGCGGCTGGTACTGGTCCCGATTTTCGTGCTTGCGCTATTCGCCGGCGACGGCCATGACACCACCAGCCGAATCGCGGCTTTCGTGATCTTTGCCGTCGCCGTCGTCACCGACCGCTTCGACGGTGCGCTGGCCCGCACTTACGGCGTGGTGACCGAGTTGGGCACGTTGGCGGACCCGATCGCGGACAAGGCGCTCATCGGGGCGGCGCTGATCGGGCTGTCGATGCTCGGTGACTTGCCGTGGTGGGTGACCGTGCTGATCCTCGTCCGCGAGCTCGGAGTGACGGCACTACGCTTCGCGGTGCTGCGCCGTGGCGTTATTCCGGCCAGCTGGGGCGGCAAACTGAAGACCCTTGTCCAGGCGGTGGCGATCGGCCTGTTTGTGCTCCCGCTTTCCGGGTCGTGGCTCCTGGTGGCGACGGCGGTGATGACCGCTGCCCTGGTGCTGACGGTTGTCACCGGGGTCGACTACATCGCATCCGCGGCCAGGGAAGTTCGCTCGACGACCCGCTGA
- a CDS encoding amino-acid N-acetyltransferase, whose translation MDPAGRSADTRPVVRRARTSDVPAIKRLVDTYAGKILLEKNLVTLYEAVQEFWVAEHDGEVVGCGALHVLWSDLGEIRTVAVHPDMTGRGIGHAIVDRLIEVARELQLQRLFVLTFETEFFSRHGFTEIDGTPVTAEVYEEMCRSYDLGVAEFLDLSYVKPNILGNSRMLLIL comes from the coding sequence GTGGACCCAGCGGGAAGGTCAGCAGACACCCGGCCAGTGGTCCGGCGCGCGCGAACCTCGGATGTCCCGGCGATCAAACGACTTGTCGACACCTACGCCGGAAAGATCTTGTTGGAAAAGAACCTGGTGACGCTCTATGAGGCAGTCCAGGAATTCTGGGTGGCCGAACACGACGGGGAGGTGGTGGGCTGCGGCGCACTGCATGTTTTGTGGTCGGACCTCGGCGAAATACGCACCGTTGCCGTCCATCCCGATATGACCGGTCGCGGTATCGGCCACGCGATCGTGGATCGCCTTATTGAGGTGGCGCGTGAGCTGCAACTGCAACGGCTGTTCGTATTGACGTTCGAGACCGAGTTTTTCAGCCGGCACGGCTTCACCGAGATCGACGGCACCCCGGTGACCGCCGAGGTGTACGAAGAGATGTGCCGCTCTTATGACCTGGGTGTGGCCGAGTTCCTGGACCTGAGCTATGTCAAGCCGAACATCTTGGGCAACTCGCGAATGCTGTTGATTCTCTAA
- a CDS encoding oxidoreductase: MAGWTAAELPSFAGRTVIVTGANSGLGEVAARELARAGARVILAVRDTEKGNAAAERMTGAQSGPVEVRHLDLQDLSSVRNFADGVDVVDVLVNNAGIMAVDFALTTDGFERHIGTNHLGHFALTNLLLPKLTDRVVTVSSLMHIFGYISLKDLNWQSRPYSRWLAYSQSKLANLLFTSELQRRLHGVGSPLRALAAHPGWSHTNLQGQSGRKVSDTVVMAVDRVVSTDADFGARQTLYAVSQDLEGGTFVGPRFCFYGRSQPTWRSWLAQRATTATALWELSEQLTGTKFPF, encoded by the coding sequence ATGGCTGGTTGGACCGCAGCAGAACTGCCGTCGTTTGCCGGGCGCACCGTCATCGTCACCGGGGCCAACAGTGGATTGGGCGAGGTGGCCGCACGTGAATTGGCCCGCGCCGGGGCACGGGTCATCCTGGCTGTCCGCGACACCGAGAAGGGCAACGCCGCGGCCGAGCGGATGACCGGCGCCCAAAGCGGTCCGGTCGAGGTCCGCCATCTGGACCTGCAAGACCTATCCTCGGTGCGGAATTTCGCCGACGGCGTCGACGTCGTTGACGTCCTGGTGAACAACGCGGGCATCATGGCCGTCGACTTCGCGCTCACCACCGACGGCTTCGAGCGCCATATCGGCACCAATCACCTCGGGCATTTCGCGCTGACCAACCTGCTGTTGCCCAAGCTCACCGACCGAGTGGTGACGGTGTCGTCGCTGATGCACATCTTCGGCTACATCAGCCTCAAGGATCTGAACTGGCAGTCCCGGCCGTATTCGAGGTGGCTGGCATACAGCCAGTCGAAGCTGGCCAACCTGCTGTTCACCAGCGAGCTGCAGCGGCGGCTACACGGCGTCGGCTCGCCGCTGCGCGCCCTGGCCGCCCACCCGGGCTGGTCGCATACCAACCTGCAAGGCCAATCCGGACGCAAAGTGAGCGACACGGTGGTGATGGCCGTCGACCGGGTGGTGTCCACCGATGCCGACTTCGGCGCGCGGCAGACCTTGTACGCGGTGTCGCAGGATCTGGAGGGCGGCACATTCGTCGGCCCGCGATTCTGTTTTTACGGTCGTAGCCAGCCGACCTGGCGCAGCTGGCTGGCCCAGCGTGCAACCACCGCCACCGCGCTCTGGGAACTGTCGGAACAGCTCACGGGTACCAAATTCCCGTTTTGA
- a CDS encoding diacylglycerol kinase family protein, which yields MYLGIIVNPKARKNLAAPGDRSADLRRIVGPWGEVHETASVEDLRATVRRLCPRVTHLVGDGGDGSLHWLINEVRQCAADPQHWPTFVPTNHGSVNAVARKARVRGKADAIVRALTVAAESDRPPPEVCLDTLELVGETADGASFHRLCFGLAAGGVGNRFYDKYYANPDHGRAAVARVIGRMFADYITAKVAPGRLHRSDWASHLFAPTHARVVIDGEEVPTTAHRLLHAGAIDLRIGGPFRLFPKACKPGALHFQAGELRPSLIVVQLPAALTSGTVRGQRVRDVNGREMTIEAEDEPLSPIIDGERFAGIVKLVARAGPAIRIARVGAATDVVPRTRR from the coding sequence ATGTATCTAGGGATCATCGTCAACCCGAAAGCACGCAAGAATCTTGCTGCACCGGGTGATCGCAGCGCCGATCTGCGCCGCATCGTCGGCCCGTGGGGTGAGGTGCACGAAACCGCCTCCGTCGAGGACCTTCGCGCGACTGTACGGCGGCTCTGTCCGCGGGTCACCCACCTTGTGGGCGATGGCGGCGACGGGTCGCTGCACTGGTTGATCAACGAAGTCCGCCAATGCGCCGCTGATCCGCAACATTGGCCGACGTTCGTGCCCACCAACCACGGCAGCGTCAACGCCGTCGCACGCAAGGCGCGGGTCCGCGGGAAAGCGGATGCGATCGTGCGCGCCTTGACGGTCGCCGCCGAATCGGATCGGCCTCCGCCCGAAGTGTGCCTGGACACGTTGGAACTGGTCGGCGAAACCGCCGATGGCGCATCGTTTCATCGCCTGTGTTTCGGTTTGGCCGCCGGAGGCGTCGGTAACCGGTTCTACGACAAGTACTACGCCAACCCAGATCATGGCCGCGCGGCCGTCGCCCGGGTAATCGGCCGCATGTTCGCCGACTACATAACCGCCAAGGTTGCACCTGGACGCCTGCACCGAAGTGACTGGGCGTCGCACCTGTTCGCACCGACGCACGCCCGCGTCGTGATCGATGGCGAGGAAGTCCCGACGACGGCGCACCGGCTGCTGCACGCCGGCGCGATCGACCTGCGCATCGGCGGCCCGTTCCGGCTCTTCCCCAAGGCATGCAAACCCGGTGCGCTGCATTTCCAAGCCGGCGAGCTGAGGCCGTCGCTCATCGTCGTACAGCTTCCCGCCGCGCTCACCAGCGGCACGGTTCGCGGTCAGCGGGTCCGCGATGTCAACGGGCGGGAAATGACCATCGAGGCCGAGGACGAGCCGTTATCGCCAATCATCGATGGCGAGCGTTTCGCTGGCATCGTCAAACTCGTGGCCCGCGCTGGGCCGGCTATCCGTATCGCCCGGGTAGGTGCAGCGACCGATGTCGTCCCGCGCACCAGGCGATAA